A genomic stretch from Erigeron canadensis isolate Cc75 chromosome 9, C_canadensis_v1, whole genome shotgun sequence includes:
- the LOC122583815 gene encoding mannan endo-1,4-beta-mannosidase 6-like, with the protein MDIHRALFLYSILLIYNEHTKMLVLGLNEDQVSNILLKRIEDSVFKHRNYDNKSKIEDESWTLVQKYGDDIIEMEDESWAMVQRKGNQFVLNDQPFYINGFNTYWLMVFAADKSTRGKVTEVFEQASNVGLTLCRTWAFNDGQWCALQKKPSVYDEDVFKALDFVVSEAKRYRIRLTLSLINNWEDYGGKPQYVKWGKEAGLNLTNDDDFFSNPTLKSYYKSHVKTVLNRVNTITNIAYKDDPTIFAWELINEPRCPSDPSGDTLQEWIEEMAVYVKSIDPKHLVEIGLEGFYGPSTPNKVQYNPDDSFQQVGTDFIRNHQVLAVDFASVHMYADSWISERISETHIKFIKSWMQSHIDDAEKYLGIPVIFSEFGVSKKDRGYNTLFQNNLISTVYNILLDSARKGGSGGGSLLWQIFPDGTEYMDDGYAINLSESPSTSDIILQHSTRLALFNSLSKWKSHWGCNKNLDFDGFDNHFEL; encoded by the exons ATGGATATCCATAGAGCACTCTTCTTATATAGTATCCTTTTAATCTACAATGAGCATACTAAGATGTTAGTACTTGGTCTTAATGAAGACCAAGTTTCTAATATACTGCTTAAAAGGATAGAGGATAGTGTCTTTAAACATAG GAATTATGATAACAAGAGTAAGATAGAAGATGAATCATGGACTTTGGTGCAGAAATATGGTGATGATATTATTGAGATGGAAGATGAATCATGGGCAATGGTGCAGAGAAAAGGGAACCAATTTGTGTTGAATGATCAACCGTTTTACATAAATGGATTCAACACTTACTGGTTGATGGTATTTGCCGCGGATAAGTCTACAAGAGGAAAAGTCACAGAGGTATTTGAACAAGCGTCTAACGTGGGATTGACATTGTGTCGAACATGGGCTTTCAATGATGGCCAATGGTGTGCTCTTCAGAAAAAACCATCTGTTTATGATGAAGATGTTTTCAAG GCTTTAGATTTTGTGGTGAGTGAAGCAAAGAGATACAGGATTAGGCTTACACTATCATTGATCAACAACTGGGAGGATTACGGTGGCAAACCACAATACGTCAAATGGGGGAAGGAAGCGGGCCTAAATTTGACCAATGATGATGATTTCTTTTCTAACCCAACTCTTAAAAGCTACTATAAATCTCATGTCAAG ACAGTACTGAATAGAGTGAATACCATAACCAACATTGCATATAAGGATGATCCTACTATATTCGCATGGGAGTTGATTAATGAGCCGCGATGTCCATCAGATCCTTCAGGAGATACCCTGCAG GAATGGATAGAAGAAATGGCGGTTTATGTAAAAagtattgatccaaaacatttGGTGGAGATTGGTCTTGAAGGATTCTATGGTCCTTCAACACCGAACAAGGTTCAATACAATCCAGACGACTCTTTTCAACAAGTAGGAACTGATTTTATCAGAAACCATCAAGTTCTTGCTGTCGATTTTGCTTCAGTTCATATGTATGCCGACTCATG GATTTCAGAAAGAATATCAGAGACTCATATCAAATTTATCAAGTCATGGATGCAATCCCACATTGATGATGCAGAGAAATACCTTGGAATTCCAGTGATATTCAGCGAGTTTGGTGTATCCAAGAAAGACCGAGGTTACAACACATTATTCCAAAACAACTTGATAAGCACGGTGTATAACATCCTACTGGATTCAGCAAGGAAAGGAGGGAGTGGAGGTGGGAGCCTGTTATGGCAGATATTTCCTGATGGAACAGAATATATGGATGATGGGTATGCAATTAATCTGTCAGAATCTCCTTCGACATCAGACATTATATTGCAACATTCCACAAGGCTCGCACTTTTCAACTCGTTATCCAAATGGAAATCTCACTGGGGTTGCAACAAGAATCTTGACTTTGATGGGTTTGACAACCACTTTGAGCTTTAA
- the LOC122582154 gene encoding mannan endo-1,4-beta-mannosidase 6-like — MCIHKSIFFLLGLLLIYHEHINMLVLGLNEDQVSNMVFETKQRHFSKNRIDDMEDESWIMVQRNGNQFVVNDQPFYVNGFNTYWLMVFAADESTRGKVTELFRQASSVGMTVCRTWGFNDGQWRALQKKPSVYDEEIFKALDFVVSEARRFNIRLILSLTNNWEAYGGKPQYVKWGKEAGLNLTNDDEFFSHPTLRSYYRSHVKTVLNRVNTVNNITYKDDPTIFAWELINEPRCTSDPSGDTLQEWIEEMAVYVKTVDPKHLVGIGLEGFYGPSTPNKVQNNPNTYCQQVGTDFIRNHQVLGVDFASVHVYADSWISQPISDAHITFIKSWMQSHIDDTEKYLGMPVIFSEFGVSTKDPGYNASFRDNLISTVYNTLLDSVRKGGSGGGSLVWQLFPDGTEYMDDGYAIILSKAPSTSHIISQHSTRLTLFNSLCKWKCRWGCKKKHGFDGYEYHDDHEYHDEL, encoded by the exons ATGTGTATTCATAAGTCAATATTCTTTTTACTGGGTCTCCTTTTAATCTATCATGAGCACATTAACATGTTAGTACTAGGTCTTAACGAAGATCAAGTTTCTAATATGGTTTTTGAAACTAAACAACGCCATTTCTCTAAGAATAG GATTGATGACATGGAAGATGAATCATGGATAATGGTGCAGAGAAATGGGAACCAATTTGTGGTGAATGATCAACCATTTTATGTTAATGGATTCAATACTTACTGGTTGATGGTATTTGCCGCGGATGAGTCTACAAGAGGGAAAGTTACTGAGTTATTTCGTCAAGCGTCTAGTGTGGGAATGACAGTGTGTCGAACATGGGGTTTCAATGATGGACAGTGGCGTGCTCTTCAGAAAAAACCATCTGTCTATGATGAGGAAATTTTCAAG GCCTTAGATTTTGTGGTGAGTGAGGCAAGGAGATTCAATATCAGGCTTATATTGTCATTGACCAACAACTGGGAAGCTTATGGTGGCAAACCGCAATACGTCAAGTGGGGGAAGGAAGCTGGCTTAAATTTGACAAATGACGATGAGTTCTTTTCTCACCCGACACTTAGAAGCTACTATAGGTCCCATGTCAAG ACGGTGCTGAACAGAGTGAATACAGTAAACAACATAACATACAAGGATGACCCTACAATTTTCGCATGGGAGTTGATTAATGAACCGAGATGTACATCAGATCCTTCCGGAGATACTCTACAG GAATGGATAGAAGAAATGGCGGTTTACGTGAAAACTGTTGATCCAAAACATTTGGTAGGGATTGGTCTTGAAGGATTTTACGGTCCTTCAACACCCAACAAGGTTCAAAACAATCCTAATACCTATTGTCAACAAGTGGGAACTGATTTCATCAGAAACCATCAAGTACTTGGTGTTGATTTTGCTTCGGTTCATGTATATGCTGACTCTTG GATTTCACAACCAATCTCTGATGCTCACATCACATTCATCAAGTCATGGATGCAATCACACATTGATGATACTGAGAAATACCTAGGGATGCCAGTGATCTTCAGTGAGTTCGGTGTATCTACAAAAGACCCGGGTTACAACGCATCATTTAGGGACAACCTAATAAGCACGGTGTACAACACCTTGTTGGATTCAGTCAGGAAAGGAGGCAGTGGAGGTGGGAGCCTTGTATGGCAGCTCTTTCCTGATGGAACAGAGTATATGGATGACGGGTATGCAATTATTCTTTCAAAAGCGCCCTCAACATCACACATTATATCACAACACTCGACAAGGCTCACACTTTTCAATTCACTGTGTAAGTGGAAGTGCCGCTGGGGTTGCAAGAAGAAGCATGGTTTTGATGGATACGAGTACCATGATGATCACGAGTACCATGATGAGCTATAA